A DNA window from Streptomyces parvus contains the following coding sequences:
- a CDS encoding type II toxin-antitoxin system PemK/MazF family toxin: MTFHDSAYRSDNPFDVPGSSGPTATVQADPAEVGSVRTSYAPDRDGDPDPGEIVWTWVPFEENDGRGKDRPVLVVAREEAGTLLAVQLSSKQHERDHEWVALGAGPWDSSGRPSWADLDRVLRVHEDGMRREACELDRERFDRVVGRLRERYGWS; this comes from the coding sequence ATGACGTTCCATGACAGTGCCTACCGTTCCGACAACCCCTTTGACGTGCCCGGCAGCAGCGGACCGACCGCCACGGTGCAGGCCGATCCCGCCGAGGTGGGTTCCGTGCGCACCTCCTACGCCCCCGATCGCGACGGCGATCCAGATCCCGGCGAGATCGTCTGGACCTGGGTGCCCTTCGAGGAGAACGACGGGCGCGGGAAGGACCGGCCGGTGCTCGTCGTGGCCCGCGAGGAGGCGGGCACGCTGCTCGCCGTCCAGCTCTCCAGCAAGCAGCACGAGCGGGACCACGAGTGGGTGGCGCTGGGCGCGGGCCCGTGGGACAGCTCGGGGCGGCCGTCCTGGGCCGATCTGGACCGGGTGCTGCGGGTCCACGAGGACGGGATGCGCCGGGAGGCGTGCGAGCTGGACCGGGAGCGTTTCGACCGGGTCGTCGGGCGGCTGCGCGAGCGGTACGGCTGGAGCTGA
- the egtD gene encoding L-histidine N(alpha)-methyltransferase — protein sequence MSPYSLTRTLPVDATDAALRADVLSGLTRRPKTLPPKWFYDARGSELFEEITRLPEYYPTRAEREILQTRAEEIAAASGARTVIELGSGSSEKTRHLLEVLPDLDAYVPVDVSESALTGAAESLLAEHPGLTVHALIADFTAGLTLPGTPGPRLVVFLGGTIGNLLPVERATFLRSVRALLSPGDALLLGTDLVKDEETLVAAYDDPAGVTAAFNKNVLNVVNRELGADFPLDGFDHRAVWNPEQRWIEMRLRARRTLSVKIPELDLVVPFEAGEELRTEVSAKFRQEDVREELAAAGMRLAQWWTDSAGRFALSLATAV from the coding sequence GTGAGTCCTTATTCGCTGACCCGCACCCTGCCGGTGGACGCGACGGACGCGGCGCTGCGCGCCGATGTCCTCAGCGGCCTGACCCGGCGCCCCAAGACGCTGCCGCCGAAGTGGTTCTACGACGCCCGCGGCAGCGAGCTGTTCGAGGAGATCACGCGGCTGCCGGAGTACTACCCGACCCGCGCGGAGCGGGAGATCCTGCAGACACGGGCCGAGGAGATCGCCGCCGCTTCGGGGGCCAGGACCGTGATCGAGCTGGGCTCGGGGTCGTCCGAGAAGACCCGCCATCTCCTGGAGGTCCTCCCCGACCTGGACGCCTACGTCCCGGTGGACGTCAGCGAGAGCGCGCTGACGGGGGCGGCCGAATCGCTGCTCGCCGAGCACCCGGGCCTGACCGTCCACGCGCTGATCGCGGACTTCACCGCCGGCCTGACCCTGCCGGGGACGCCGGGCCCCCGGCTGGTGGTGTTCCTGGGCGGCACGATCGGCAATCTGCTGCCGGTGGAGCGCGCCACGTTCCTGCGGTCGGTGCGCGCGCTGCTCTCCCCCGGAGACGCGCTGCTGCTGGGCACCGACCTGGTCAAGGACGAGGAGACACTGGTGGCCGCCTACGACGACCCGGCGGGGGTGACGGCGGCCTTCAACAAGAACGTCCTGAACGTCGTCAACCGTGAGTTGGGGGCCGATTTCCCGCTCGACGGCTTCGATCACCGCGCGGTGTGGAATCCGGAACAACGGTGGATCGAGATGCGGCTGCGGGCCCGGCGGACGCTGAGCGTCAAGATCCCGGAGCTGGACCTCGTGGTGCCGTTCGAAGCCGGTGAGGAGCTGCGTACGGAGGTGTCGGCGAAGTTCCGGCAGGAGGACGTCCGCGAGGAGCTGGCCGCCGCCGGTATGCGGCTGGCTCAGTGGTGGACGGACTCGGCGGGCCGGTTCGCCCTCTCGCTGGCCACGGCGGTCTGA
- a CDS encoding lysophospholipid acyltransferase family protein, with the protein MSGWLPAAPCIPDRCARHTGAVRAPLPAALLLLSGCTLVLLGVVCVPLVRLLGAGPRRRLTRRWARAVPQAFGVRVMVRPHEPDRAPGEGELVVANHISWLDIPLVASALPGRMVAKREIRYWPLLGPLAALGGTLFIDRDRLRALPAAVRTIATALRSGSRVVVFPEGSTWCGRGGGGTFRPAAFQAAIDAGATVRPVRIAYRTAAHHSAAHDGAGHCSGPGAGAVAFVGADPLAASLWRVVRAAGLTARIDVLAPIPADGEDGRRALARRARTAVLGPEEPRRSGQTAVASERANRPAESVHH; encoded by the coding sequence ATGAGCGGCTGGCTGCCCGCCGCCCCGTGCATCCCGGACCGCTGCGCCCGGCACACCGGGGCCGTACGCGCTCCGCTGCCCGCCGCGCTCCTCCTGCTGTCCGGCTGCACCCTGGTCCTGCTGGGGGTGGTCTGCGTACCGCTGGTCCGGCTGCTCGGGGCCGGCCCGCGGCGCCGGCTGACCCGGCGCTGGGCGCGCGCCGTTCCACAGGCCTTCGGCGTACGCGTCATGGTCCGGCCGCACGAGCCGGACCGCGCCCCGGGCGAGGGCGAACTGGTCGTCGCCAACCACATCTCCTGGCTCGACATACCGCTGGTCGCGTCCGCACTGCCCGGACGGATGGTCGCCAAGCGCGAGATCCGCTACTGGCCGCTCCTGGGGCCCCTCGCCGCGCTCGGCGGCACCCTGTTCATCGACCGCGACCGGCTGCGCGCGCTGCCCGCCGCCGTACGGACCATCGCGACGGCCCTGCGCTCCGGCTCCCGGGTGGTGGTGTTCCCCGAGGGGAGCACATGGTGCGGACGGGGAGGCGGCGGCACGTTCCGGCCCGCCGCGTTCCAGGCGGCGATCGACGCCGGAGCGACGGTCCGGCCGGTCCGCATCGCCTACCGCACGGCGGCGCACCATTCCGCCGCGCACGACGGCGCGGGGCACTGCTCAGGTCCGGGCGCGGGCGCGGTCGCGTTCGTCGGTGCCGACCCGCTCGCCGCCTCTCTGTGGCGGGTCGTGCGGGCGGCCGGGCTCACCGCCCGCATCGACGTGCTCGCGCCGATTCCCGCGGACGGCGAGGACGGCCGCCGCGCCCTGGCGCGCAGGGCGCGAACGGCCGTCCTCGGCCCCGAAGAGCCCCGCCGGTCCGGTCAGACCGCCGTGGCCAGCGAGAGGGCGAACCGGCCCGCCGAGTCCGTCCACCACTGA
- the egtA gene encoding ergothioneine biosynthesis glutamate--cysteine ligase EgtA, whose amino-acid sequence MALDIPRVTGSRPDATPLDESGAEDLLRGICFKTGPPRTVGVELEWLIHDRERPDVPVGQERLDSAVEAVRALPLSAALTFEPGGQLELSSQPAGSLMECVARTAADLAAVRASLGAAGLAPVGLGVDPWQTAHRRLREPRYEAMEAALDRSGPAGRAMMCTSASVQVCLDAGEEEPGPRGYGRRWQLAHLLGAVLVAAFANSPFQQGRRTGWSSTRQALWADLDPGRTLAPGTGHAPREAWAAHVLDTTVLCIRCESGPWDVPEGLTFRQWIRTGSPRPPVRADLDYHLTTLFPPIRPRGHLELRMIDAQSGPDGWLVPLAVATALFDDPEAAETVYRAVKPLAETAGASPAPRNPLWTAAAREGLADPELRAAAVTCFGAALPALERMGASDTVRDTVAAFTDRYVARGRCPADDLPEPDVLTDLSLLTDRKAASA is encoded by the coding sequence ATGGCCTTGGACATTCCCCGCGTAACCGGCTCGCGCCCGGACGCCACCCCGCTCGACGAGAGCGGGGCCGAGGATTTGCTGCGCGGCATATGTTTCAAGACGGGTCCGCCCCGAACCGTGGGCGTGGAACTCGAATGGCTCATCCATGACCGGGAGCGTCCGGACGTCCCGGTCGGCCAGGAGCGGCTGGACAGCGCCGTCGAGGCGGTGCGTGCGCTGCCCCTGAGCGCCGCGCTGACGTTCGAGCCCGGCGGGCAGCTGGAGCTCAGTTCGCAGCCGGCCGGCTCGTTGATGGAGTGCGTCGCGAGGACCGCGGCCGATCTGGCGGCGGTCCGTGCCTCGCTCGGCGCGGCGGGGCTCGCGCCGGTGGGGCTCGGCGTGGACCCGTGGCAGACCGCGCACCGCAGACTGCGGGAGCCGCGCTACGAGGCGATGGAGGCCGCGCTGGACCGGTCGGGTCCGGCCGGGCGGGCGATGATGTGCACCTCCGCGTCGGTCCAGGTCTGTCTGGACGCCGGCGAGGAGGAGCCGGGGCCGCGCGGTTACGGGCGGCGCTGGCAGCTCGCGCACCTGCTGGGCGCGGTGCTGGTGGCGGCGTTCGCGAATTCGCCGTTCCAGCAGGGCCGCCGGACGGGCTGGTCCTCCACCCGGCAGGCGCTGTGGGCCGACCTCGATCCGGGCCGGACGCTCGCACCCGGCACCGGGCACGCGCCTCGCGAGGCCTGGGCCGCCCATGTCCTGGACACGACCGTGCTGTGCATCCGGTGCGAGAGCGGCCCGTGGGACGTCCCCGAGGGGCTCACCTTCCGCCAGTGGATCCGCACCGGCTCGCCCCGCCCTCCGGTGCGGGCCGATCTCGACTACCACCTCACCACGCTGTTCCCGCCGATCCGGCCGCGCGGCCATCTCGAACTGCGCATGATCGACGCGCAGAGCGGGCCCGACGGGTGGCTGGTGCCGCTCGCCGTCGCCACGGCCCTGTTCGACGACCCGGAGGCCGCCGAGACCGTGTACCGGGCCGTGAAACCGCTGGCCGAGACGGCGGGCGCGTCGCCCGCCCCGCGCAATCCGCTCTGGACGGCCGCCGCCCGCGAGGGTCTCGCCGATCCGGAACTGCGGGCCGCGGCCGTCACCTGCTTCGGGGCGGCGCTCCCGGCGCTGGAGCGGATGGGCGCGAGCGACACCGTGCGCGACACGGTGGCCGCCTTCACCGACCGCTATGTCGCCCGGGGCCGATGTCCGGCCGACGATTTGCCGGAGCCGGACGTCCTCACCGATCTGAGCCTGCTGACCGACCGGAAGGCGGCCTCCGCATGA
- the egtB gene encoding ergothioneine biosynthesis protein EgtB — MTGHRGHEEHREGSEPRELSDAFDPTHFSGPAAGFPFASGADPEVLRQRALDALLAARERTTLLTDSVDDGELTAQHSPLMSPLVWDLAHIGNQEEQWLLRAVGGREALRPEIDGLYNAFEHSRASRPSLPLLAPAEARTYASDVRGRALELLEGAPLHAGGGPLERAGFAFGMIAQHEQQHDETMLITHQLRAGPAALTASAPPAPPESVGTEVVPSEVLVPAGPFTMGTSVEPWALDNERPAHRRDVAAFHLDSSPVTCGAYLRFIEDDGYGDERWWAPDGWAMVREHGLSAPLFWRREAGQWLRRRFGVTEPVPYDEPVLHVSWYEADAYARWAGRRLPTEAEWEKAARHDPVTGRSRRYPWGDEDPTPERANLGQRHLRPARSGAYPLGRSPFGAGQLIGDVWEWTASDFLPYPGFVAFPYREYSEVFFGPGHKVLRGGSFAVDQVACRGTFRNWDLPVRRQIFAGFRTARDA; from the coding sequence ATGACTGGGCACCGTGGACACGAAGAGCACCGCGAAGGCTCCGAGCCACGTGAGCTGTCCGACGCTTTCGATCCCACCCACTTCTCCGGCCCCGCCGCCGGCTTCCCCTTCGCCTCCGGCGCCGATCCGGAGGTCCTGCGACAGCGCGCCCTGGATGCGCTGCTGGCCGCGCGCGAGCGCACCACGCTGCTCACCGACAGTGTGGACGACGGCGAACTTACCGCCCAGCACTCCCCGTTGATGTCACCGCTGGTCTGGGACCTGGCGCACATCGGCAACCAGGAGGAGCAGTGGCTGCTGCGCGCCGTCGGCGGCCGGGAGGCGCTGCGCCCGGAGATCGACGGGCTGTACAACGCCTTCGAGCACTCACGCGCCTCGCGCCCCTCGCTGCCGCTGCTGGCCCCCGCCGAGGCCCGGACGTACGCCTCCGACGTGCGGGGGCGAGCGCTGGAGCTCCTGGAAGGCGCACCTCTGCACGCGGGCGGGGGGCCGTTGGAACGGGCCGGATTCGCCTTCGGGATGATCGCCCAGCACGAACAGCAGCACGACGAGACCATGTTGATCACGCATCAGCTTCGTGCGGGGCCGGCTGCGCTCACCGCGTCCGCCCCTCCTGCCCCTCCCGAGTCCGTCGGTACCGAGGTCGTTCCCAGCGAAGTCCTCGTACCCGCGGGCCCGTTCACAATGGGCACCTCCGTCGAACCGTGGGCCCTGGACAACGAACGCCCCGCGCACCGGCGCGATGTGGCGGCGTTCCACCTGGACTCCTCGCCGGTCACCTGCGGCGCGTACCTCCGCTTCATCGAGGACGACGGGTACGGGGACGAGCGCTGGTGGGCCCCCGACGGCTGGGCCATGGTCCGTGAACACGGCTTGTCCGCACCGCTGTTCTGGCGGCGGGAGGCGGGGCAGTGGCTGCGCCGCCGGTTCGGGGTGACCGAGCCGGTGCCGTACGACGAACCGGTGCTGCACGTCAGCTGGTACGAGGCGGACGCGTACGCCCGCTGGGCGGGGCGGCGGCTTCCCACGGAAGCCGAGTGGGAGAAGGCCGCCCGGCACGACCCGGTGACCGGCCGTTCGCGGCGCTATCCGTGGGGCGACGAGGATCCGACACCGGAGCGGGCAAATCTGGGGCAGCGCCACCTGCGTCCGGCGCGGTCCGGAGCGTATCCGCTGGGCCGGTCGCCCTTCGGGGCGGGGCAGCTGATCGGCGATGTGTGGGAGTGGACCGCCAGCGACTTCCTGCCCTATCCGGGGTTCGTGGCGTTTCCCTACCGCGAGTACTCGGAAGTGTTCTTCGGTCCGGGGCACAAGGTGCTGCGCGGCGGGTCGTTCGCTGTGGACCAGGTCGCCTGCCGGGGCACCTTCCGCAACTGGGACCTCCCGGTGCGGCGGCAGATCTTCGCCGGTTTCCGCACGGCGAGGGATGCCTGA
- the egtC gene encoding ergothioneine biosynthesis protein EgtC: MCRHIAYLGEPVALGEVLARPLHSLVRQSWEPRRQRYGTVNADGFGVGWYAEGDPVPGRYRRQGPIWGDETFADLARVVRSTALLAAVRDATEAGADGEAAAAPYAAGRLLFSHNGAVKGWPASLAGAAAVLPAEKLLSLAARNDSALVWALIRHRIDAGDDVPRAVAETVREVAAAAPGSRLNLLLTDGATITATAWGDTLWYLTEPGRRTAVASEPYDDDPLWREVPDRTLLVATASDVLLTPLKEPPA; this comes from the coding sequence ATGTGCCGTCATATCGCTTATTTGGGCGAACCGGTGGCGCTGGGAGAGGTGCTCGCGCGGCCTTTGCACTCCTTGGTGCGGCAGTCCTGGGAGCCGCGCCGCCAGCGCTACGGCACGGTGAACGCGGACGGTTTCGGCGTCGGCTGGTACGCCGAGGGGGACCCGGTACCCGGACGCTACCGCCGCCAGGGCCCCATATGGGGCGACGAGACCTTCGCCGATCTGGCCCGGGTGGTCCGCAGCACCGCGCTGCTCGCCGCCGTACGGGATGCCACCGAAGCGGGTGCGGACGGGGAGGCCGCAGCCGCGCCGTACGCTGCCGGGCGGCTGCTCTTCAGCCACAACGGGGCGGTGAAGGGCTGGCCCGCATCACTCGCCGGCGCGGCGGCCGTCCTGCCCGCGGAGAAGCTCCTGTCGCTGGCCGCCCGGAACGACTCGGCACTGGTCTGGGCGCTGATCCGGCACCGTATCGACGCCGGGGACGATGTGCCGCGTGCCGTCGCGGAGACCGTGCGCGAGGTCGCGGCCGCCGCGCCCGGCTCCCGGCTGAACCTGCTGCTCACCGACGGCGCCACCATCACGGCGACCGCCTGGGGCGACACCCTCTGGTACCTCACGGAGCCGGGCCGCCGCACCGCGGTCGCCTCGGAGCCGTACGACGACGACCCGCTCTGGCGCGAGGTCCCCGACCGCACGCTGCTGGTCGCGACCGCCTCGGACGTCCTGCTCACCCCGCTCAAGGAGCCCCCCGCGTGA
- a CDS encoding TIGR02452 family protein, protein MSARLRGIARETEAVVEAGRYRNAAGQDVSIERAVAAARSGTRLYGPDPVPVAALDTDRTPHIEVTAESSLAAARRMTGAAPGRVAVLNYASARNPGGGYLNGAQAQEEALCRGSALHTTLLRAPEYYAHHRTERGAFYTDRVIHSPAVPVFRDDRGHFLDAPYTAGFLTSPAPNAGVIRRQTPEDAHRVPAALASRAERVLEVAAVRGYRRLVLGAWGCGVFQNDPGQVAEAFRALIGEGGRFGGHFEEIVFGILDRSPGSAVRAAFTRTFA, encoded by the coding sequence GTGAGCGCGCGGCTGCGCGGCATCGCGCGCGAGACAGAAGCGGTCGTCGAGGCCGGGCGATACCGCAACGCAGCAGGTCAGGACGTGTCCATCGAACGAGCGGTGGCCGCCGCACGCTCCGGCACCAGGCTCTACGGCCCCGATCCGGTACCCGTCGCCGCCCTGGACACCGACCGCACGCCGCACATCGAGGTCACCGCCGAGAGCAGCCTCGCCGCGGCCCGCAGGATGACCGGCGCGGCCCCCGGCCGGGTCGCCGTCCTGAACTACGCCTCGGCCCGCAACCCCGGCGGCGGCTATCTGAACGGCGCGCAGGCCCAGGAGGAGGCCCTGTGCCGGGGATCGGCCCTCCACACGACCCTCCTGCGCGCCCCCGAGTACTACGCGCACCACCGCACGGAACGGGGTGCCTTCTACACCGACCGGGTGATCCACTCGCCCGCCGTGCCGGTCTTCCGCGATGACCGGGGCCACTTCCTGGACGCCCCGTACACGGCGGGATTCCTCACCTCGCCCGCGCCGAACGCCGGAGTGATCCGACGGCAGACCCCCGAGGACGCCCACCGCGTCCCGGCCGCCCTGGCTTCCCGCGCCGAACGGGTGCTGGAGGTCGCGGCCGTACGGGGCTACCGCAGGCTCGTCCTGGGCGCCTGGGGCTGCGGAGTCTTCCAGAACGACCCCGGGCAGGTGGCGGAGGCGTTCCGGGCGCTGATCGGCGAGGGCGGCCGGTTCGGCGGCCACTTCGAGGAGATCGTCTTCGGGATCCTGGACCGGAGCCCCGGCTCCGCCGTCCGGGCCGCCTTCACCCGTACCTTCGCCTGA